A single region of the Silene latifolia isolate original U9 population chromosome 8, ASM4854445v1, whole genome shotgun sequence genome encodes:
- the LOC141595114 gene encoding uncharacterized protein LOC141595114 yields MVAQQALSTVDNLKTRGFHMANRCCLCQHQEETHVHLFFNCSYTNQVWSSILQWMKISRPSKNLKQELSYFDVGGTKWRMYWFHISLAATVYQVCLGRNRHIFRGECKRLDAIINKIKFVAAIRILMINHRARLSLVLDALNS; encoded by the coding sequence ATGGTTGCCCAGCAGGCTTTATCAACTGTGGACAATCTTAAAACTAGAGGATTCCATATGGCTAATAGATGTTGTTTGTGCCAACATCAAGAGGAAACCCATGTTCACCTCTTTTTCAATTGCTCCTACACCAATCAGGTCTGGTCATCTATCTTGCAATGGATGAAAATTTCTCGTCCTAGTAAGAATTTGAAGCAAGAACTTTCTTATTTTGATGTTGGTGGTACTAAATGGAGGATGTATTGGTTCCATATTTCCCTTGCAGCTACTGTTTACCAAGTCTGCCTAGGACGTAATAGGCATATCTTCAGGGGTGAGTGCAAGCGGCTGGATGCTATCATTAACAAGATTAAATTTGTTGCTGCAATTAGGATTCTTATGATTAATCACAGGGCTCGGTTATCATTGGTGTTGGATGCCTTAAATTCCTAG